A part of Papilio machaon chromosome 23, ilPapMach1.1, whole genome shotgun sequence genomic DNA contains:
- the LOC106711281 gene encoding protein boule, translated as MEGSAKRYIRSESASCAHMVEENAANNRKSTDPHEKLKALLNSPEEDTDDTLPPSDAPKFGTVIHNRIFVGGFSLTTTDEDLWKFFSGFATVTAARVIYDRAGVSKCYGFVTFASPRVARLIVKQSGGVMFSPLGRLRVAQAVRKQMSQVPVASAEAAQAALPGPLCYQLVCAPPLAPLPACAPCDLPPHPYAIYQLPFDTTPAIYGPPAQYALVPAAFGAACCEPACCAPLDKQPRPPHPQLHPAFIY; from the exons ATGGAAGGCAGTGCTAAAAGGTACATACGTAGCGAATCAGCGAGTTGTGCACATATGGTAGAAGAAAATGCTGCGAACAATAGAAAAAGTACAGACCCCCACGAGAAGCTGAAGGCTCTCTTGAACTCTCCCGAGGAGGACACGGACGACACCTTGCCGCCTTCCGACGCTCCTAAATTCGGCACTGTCATACACAATAGGATCTTTGTGGGGGGATTTTCTCTGACGACGACTGATGAGGATCTTTGGAAGTTTTTCTCCGGCTTCGCGACTGTGACGGCGGCCAGGGTGATCTACGACCGAGCTGGCGTCTCCAAATGTTACGGATTCGTCACATTCGCAAGCCCGAGGGTCGCCAGACTTATTGTTAAGCAG AGCGGAGGTGTGATGTTCTCTCCGTTGGGTCGTTTGCGCGTGGCTCAGGCTGTCAGAAAGCAG ATGAGTCAGGTGCCGGTGGCGAGTGCGGAAGCGGCGCAGGCGGCGCTGCCAGGCCCGCTGTGCTACCAGTTGGTGTGCGCGCCGCCGCTAGCGCCGCTGCCGGCCTGCGCGCCCTGCGACCTGCCGCCGCACCCCTATGCCATCTATCAACTACCCTTTGACA CGACGCCAGCTATATACGGTCCGCCGGCGCAGTACGCGCTTGTGCCGGCTGCATTCGGGGCGGCGTGCTGCGAGCCCGCGTGCTGCGCCCCGCTGGACAAGCAACCGCGTCCCCCGCACCCCCAGCTACACCCCGCATTCATCTACTGA